GTGGAGAAGTTCTCACGGGTATTATCATTATCCTTTATTATAAAATCATCATAGGCATCACTAAAGGCATCCGTTACAATATCGGAGACTGAGAGTGATGAATCCTCTTCTCCCGAATCGGCTATTCTTGCCTGGCCATTGCAAAACGAACAATCATACGTTGAAGGAACGCACACAGATATAGGCTGTCTGTCGAATGTTACTCCGCCCGATGATGAGCAAGTGGCTGAATTCTGAAACTTATAGCTCGACGGTGCTGGCGGGACATTTACTCCGCCAGGCGGGCACCAGATATTTCTTCGGGCCTTGATCGTAGTTATAGGATTTGAAGCTTGCGTGTAGCACATGTCGAACAGCAGGGCACTATTACCGGTGTTCCGTGTAAACCATAAAGGATTGAACAATCCATTGTTATCGCTATTAATATCATTTGTAACAGGATCGATATTCAAAATAGTGTTAGTTCCTTTTATGCCTGCGCCGCCATCCCTGACGACCATAGCACAACCGGCATCACCCATAGTAAGCATAGAAGTATACGCGCCGCTGCCACTGTTCCAGCTTCCATACAGTGCCATTCCGGTAACAAGTGTCTGATCAACTTTAGCTCCGTTTCGCATCCAGATCTTCGAGTCTACACCGTATATTCCGGTATTACAGTTATAAACAGAGCTGCCATCCATGTAAAGCGCTTTCACGTCAGTCAGATTAAATCCCTGATCGTATCCCTGGATCTCACCGCCGTCCATTGTAGTGTTTTTACAGTTGATAAGTGAAATAGCTTTGGAACCAGCAGCAAGATTATAAGTAGGCGTGCAATCGATGATGCGCATTTTATCTACCTGGTTGCAATTGATGGCGGCAGGGCAATTGGAGAAGCTGCAGGTATTGATATTTACCTGAAGCGGAAGGGCAATCTGCCGGAGCTCAAGGCCTGTAGCAAAATTTGTAAACGTGCTGTTTTTAATGTCGCACACGGTACTGATTGTTTTTCCATATAATCCTTCATTACCGATAGGCGCAGATGAAAAACCGGTGAAATTTACATGATTGACATCTATAGACGCATTCAACACTTTAATCTTCGCATTATTATGGATACTCACATCGCCATTTTTAATCGTCACTGGATGACCGTCCAGCGTTAGCACTACATTGTCATCAAGCTCTATCATTTTATGCCCTTGCCCCGCACCATCCCATATAATATCACTATTGTTGCTCAACGTTAAATTGGAGTTATTCATGAAATGGTAAAAGCCGGTTCCCTGATAAATGAAATCTGCGCCGTTGTCAAATTTCAGGGTACCTTCCACCCGCAGCTCGGCTGTATATTGGTTATATTGCGGGTAGTTAAGCTGAATTCCCTGACCTGCTACATTATTCTTGATTATGATCTTACCGCCTGGTTCTATGTCTACTAAACCATCATTCCAGATGTAAAGCATGGCTCCGTCTTCAAGAATAAGGGTACTGCCCTTCTGTACGTATACTGCAGCCCCTTCGTGAACTTCTAATTTGCTTCCCGCTTGCATTGTTAATGTACTTCCATTTTTGATGTAAAGACTTCCATATGGATCGATATGAAAATATGAATTGGGCAGGCAGGTCATCACAGTGGGTTGTGCGAAACGATATTGGCCGGAGACCGGATCGTTATCATAGGCAATATGCTGAGTGGGACTCGCGCCGCGATCGAGCGTAACAGAATGTCCGCCTGTTATATTTACCGAATACTCGGTTGGATCATTAAGGGGAAGGTTCGCTGGATCAAAATGCACGCTCGGATGAAGTTGAATATCAGGTGCGCACCATCGAGCATCATTAATAATGTCATAATCATCCCAACGAATTCTTACCTTAAGATCTACTGGAGTTTCACCCATCATGTTTGTTGCTCCCCAGGTGGTGTTTGGAATTTCATTTAAAATCTCTATCGACAATCCATTAAGGTGGATCGTGCGATTTTCGTATTGGTCAAAGAAATATGGACTCGTACTGCTTGTTGGCGGATTAATATCGTTAGCCACATTAAATTCATGACTCTGAAGAGTTAAAACGGTAACAGGCGAAGGATTTGTTGAAATACCAATCTTCGATTTGCCTGAAGCAAGACTGAATGCATCTTCCGAATCGCCATATCCTTGCATATTGCAACTAAATGCGCCATTCACCACTTCTCCTCTGTATACATCGCTGCTATCAGCATATGGAGATCCGAGCAAAATTCGTCCATCTCCTGTTCGATCATAGTAATTAAACAAATCAGAGCATCCTGTAAATGGGTTGGGAAGTGTATTGTAAGATGATTTGTCAAAAGGCACTACGTAGGTACTGCTGTTTTGCCAGCAAGCACCCAGTTGCTCTAAATTAGGGCGATAATCGAAATCGAAATTTCCTTCGGCTTGTATTGGCATCATCCAACTACCTAAGCAATTTGGATCGTAGTAGTCATAAACATCCTGAAAAATATCTGTCGAATGCCCGGGGTCGGTGGTGAGTTTCCTGTCTTTGCCAACCTGAATGTATGCGTACATTCCGCTTGCCCATGGTGTGGAATTAAAAGCCCCTTCATTATTTTCATGATCAAACTCTGAAATCATCTGATGATTTTCAAGCCATAAATATTGGTTCTTGATCGCACCGGGCGCTGTATTGCTGCCGCCAACATAATCAATGTAGGGCAGCTTGATCCTGATCGCATCGCCCGATTTGCAAAAGTCGCGCAGAATGTAAACGCCACCATCGGGATTATTATCCTGAGAGTAATGCTCAAAGTCAATGAGTGTTGTTCCGGTTTCATTAAGAGCACCCAGCAAAGTGCTTCTATTTCCAATCAGCCAAGATGATGGCGGTCATATCCACAATATATATCTGAAGGATTATCATACTGTGCGGTAGTGCAATACATCTTCGGTGCTGTCATAAAAGTCCAAGGTCCAGCCCCTCCGCCGCTATGCCAGTTATTCCCTCCGAAAAGTCCGTGCAGAAATTCAGCGGTAAATGTGAGCCATGCATCATGCCTGCTGCATCCTCCCCATGAAGAAGCAAGATAAGTAGTATAGGGACCACTTGCATCGCTTAACGCAACGATATTGCTACCATTTACCCCTGCTCCGCCCGCACAGGAACCTGCAATTTTTCCGTACAGGTTGTGATTCCAAATGATAAACACTATATCAATAACATTGTTCGGATCATTTGCATTGCTTTTCTGCAAACCTTTGCTGTAGCTGTCAATAATATCGAAGTCGGTCAATTGCTTTCCATGCGCTGTCGAATTGTTCGTTATGTATGAGGCGAGCGCATTCAGGCCGGCGGAAAAACAGTAGTCGGTTAGGCCGGAGGCGGTACAAGGCACAATAACACTTGCATAATCGCCGAGCACAACTAAGCTGCCCTGGGAAGCTTCAAAGAAATAGTCCGTCAATGTCCCCTTTGTAATGTTCGATGCTCCGGTATAATCCGCATCAAACAACGGTTTAGCTATGGGATAATTTCCACCGCCTGTTTCCCATTTGGGTGGAGCATTTGCGGGCCATTCATTGTTATCATACACAGGTGCTGTAAGACAGTTACCGGCAGTATAATCTACGTTTGCGTAAACAACAAGTACTCTTATTTGAATAGGAGTTGCCACCGTTCCTTTCGCAGGCAGCCAGTAACCATTTTCGGAACTTACTGTTTGTGCAATAAGAGAACTCCAACAGATCAGTGAAACCAAAAGAGTAGATAACGTTTTCATAAGAATGAGGATTATTGTTTAATAATTATTTCCTTAAAGA
The genomic region above belongs to Chitinophagales bacterium and contains:
- a CDS encoding T9SS type A sorting domain-containing protein, which codes for MLGALNETGTTLIDFEHYSQDNNPDGGVYILRDFCKSGDAIRIKLPYIDYVGGSNTAPGAIKNQYLWLENHQMISEFDHENNEGAFNSTPWASGMYAYIQVGKDRKLTTDPGHSTDIFQDVYDYYDPNCLGSWMMPIQAEGNFDFDYRPNLEQLGACWQNSSTYVVPFDKSSYNTLPNPFTGCSDLFNYYDRTGDGRILLGSPYADSSDVYRGEVVNGAFSCNMQGYGDSEDAFSLASGKSKIGISTNPSPVTVLTLQSHEFNVANDINPPTSSTSPYFFDQYENRTIHLNGLSIEILNEIPNTTWGATNMMGETPVDLKVRIRWDDYDIINDARWCAPDIQLHPSVHFDPANLPLNDPTEYSVNITGGHSVTLDRGASPTQHIAYDNDPVSGQYRFAQPTVMTCLPNSYFHIDPYGSLYIKNGSTLTMQAGSKLEVHEGAAVYVQKGSTLILEDGAMLYIWNDGLVDIEPGGKIIIKNNVAGQGIQLNYPQYNQYTAELRVEGTLKFDNGADFIYQGTGFYHFMNNSNLTLSNNSDIIWDGAGQGHKMIELDDNVVLTLDGHPVTIKNGDVSIHNNAKIKVLNASIDVNHVNFTGFSSAPIGNEGLYGKTISTVCDIKNSTFTNFATGLELRQIALPLQVNINTCSFSNCPAAINCNQVDKMRIIDCTPTYNLAAGSKAISLINCKNTTMDGGEIQGYDQGFNLTDVKALYMDGSSVYNCNTGIYGVDSKIWMRNGAKVDQTLVTGMALYGSWNSGSGAYTSMLTMGDAGCAMVVRDGGAGIKGTNTILNIDPVTNDINSDNNGLFNPLWFTRNTGNSALLFDMCYTQASNPITTIKARRNIWCPPGGVNVPPAPSSYKFQNSATCSSSGGVTFDRQPISVCVPSTYDCSFCNGQARIADSGEEDSSLSVSDIVTDAFSDAYDDFIIKDNDNTRENFSTLSVLGLNYDSLNTSWTLTTVDGIELPTVDSIVNLIMVAKILDEEIDSSAERLSGENVEDIFAKYYTQMQSGSKSKPSMLFVYPNPAQKQVTIELRGTSEIRKVILLDLLGRSFYHGTIDSKVSVDVSMFPKGFYLLKGLKADGSVAELQQFIVQ